The Ascaphus truei isolate aAscTru1 chromosome 3, aAscTru1.hap1, whole genome shotgun sequence genome includes a region encoding these proteins:
- the LOC142491303 gene encoding indolethylamine N-methyltransferase-like, translating to MDSSLHKDYHDEEYDTNLLAEHYFSETSVIAEDTQHFIIRMLYKIFSSGEVTGKTLLDITKGPAIHPLLPACESFQEIIVAESNESAKRDLEKWLNKEPDVFDWSHISKFLCELEGKSATWQEKEDQLRKAIKRILICDFTKENPLHPVILPPVDCLLSCTYLEVVSKDLDAYRSNLKKVSSLIKVGGHLVLFLFISMSYYMVGEHKFYYLSCDEEFVRKALTDTGFVIKSVDIQPGKKNTHLMDYEHVGIFWAQKERKI from the exons ATGGATTCCAGTCTCCATAAAGACTACCATGATGAAGAATATGATACAAATCTGTTAGCAGAACATTATTTTTCAGAAACAAGTGTTATAGCAGAGGACACACAACACTTTATTATAAGAATGTTATATAAAATATTCAGTTCAG GTGAAGTGACAGGAAAAACATTACTTGATATCACCAAAGGCCCTGCTATACATCCTCTCTTACCCGCCTGTGAGAGCTTTCAGGAGATCATTGTGGCCGAATCCAATGAAAGTGCCAAAAGGGATTTGGAAAAGTGGCTGAATAAGGAGCCAGACGTCTTTGATTGGTCTCACATTTCCAAATTCCTTTGTGAGCTGGAGGGTAAAAG TGCTACGTGGCAGGAAAAGGAGGATCAGTTAAGAAAAGCTATCAAGCGTATTCTAATATGTGACTTTACCAAAGAAAACCCTCTACACCCAGTGATTCTACCACCGGTGGATTGTCTCTTATCCTGCACCTACTTGGAGGTTGTGAGCAAAGATCTTGATGCTTATCGCAGCAACCTGAAAAAAGTATCCTCCCTGATAAAAGTTGGAGGGCATCTGGTACTATTTCTGTTCATTTCTATGTCTTATTACATGGTTGGTGAGCACAAGTTTTATTATCTGAGTTGTGATGAAGAATTTGTAAGAAAGGCACTTACTGATACAGGGTTTGTTATTAAAAGTGTTGATATTCAGCCCGGTAAAAAGAACACACATTTGATGGATTATGAGCACGTAGGAATTTTTTGGGCTCAAAAAGAGAGGAAGATTTAA